In a genomic window of Musa acuminata AAA Group cultivar baxijiao unplaced genomic scaffold, Cavendish_Baxijiao_AAA HiC_scaffold_1104, whole genome shotgun sequence:
- the LOC135666483 gene encoding plant cysteine oxidase 3-like — protein MEVAVRSKVQRLYDACASVFRTGEDEPLTFEQIRWLQSLLDGVGPADVGIDGYGDEGPRGDERSPTSRRGLVLGHALEQITYIHIHECQDFSMGVFCFPAGATMPLHDHPGMVVLTKVLDGSVSWNAYDWVSNPRKNGLAKVVAEERILQASTRTSVLFPRSGGNIHSFTALTPCAILDVLTPPYSDELGRPSTYYIDIPIPWLPGFCILEEAELPDDLVVAGAPYLGPELIVVDEEEEDDDDDMY, from the exons ATGGAGGTGGCGGTGAGGAGCAAAGTGCAGAGGCTGTACGACGCATGCGCCAGTGTCTTCCGCACCGGGGAGGATGAACCGCTCACGTTCGAGCAGATCCGGTGGCTGCAAAGCCTCCTGG ATGGCGTGGGGCCGGCCGACGTCGGAATCGATGGATACGGAGACGAAGGGCCGCGAGGAGATGAGAGGAGTCCGACGAGCCGCCGTGGACTGGTGCTAGGGCATGCGTTGGAGCAGATTACCTATATACACATCCATGAGTGCCAAGATTTCTCG ATGGGGGTGTTCTGCTTCCCGGCTGGTGCAACGATGCCTCTGCATGATCACCCGGGAATGGTGGTGCTCACCAAGGTTTTGGACGGTTCAGTGTCATGGAACGCCTATGATTGGGTCTCCAACCCCAGAAAGA ATGGACTAGCAAAGGTTGTGGCAGAAGAACGCATACTCCAAGCATCCACCAGGACATCGGTCTTGTTCCCGAGGAGCGGAGGAAACATACACTCTTTCACTGCTCTAACTCCCTGTGCTATACTTGATGTGTTGACTCCTCCGTATTCTGATGAACTTGGAAGGCCATCAACCTACTACATCGACATACCCATACCTTGGCTTCCGG GTTTCTGCATACTTGAAGAGGCAGAATTGCCGGATGATCTGGTCGTTGCCGGAGCGCCATACCTTGGTCCTGAGCTCATTGTtgttgatgaagaagaagaagatgatgatgatgacatgtaTTGA